The Halalkalibacter krulwichiae genome has a segment encoding these proteins:
- a CDS encoding polysaccharide biosynthesis protein has protein sequence MSYHKRVAALMSVDSLIVLSCIFISNFLLIPLANPFTTFLFASAITLLAGHHIFAYKYKLYKKVWQYASMPELSAIFKAVTFSILITGCVQLIFFQEVALRTLAITWMMHILLIGGSRFSWRLYRDYYIRPVTDKKKTLIIGAGAAGTMVARQLQQSQEADLHPVAFIDDDVSKQQLELLNLPVVGGVEAIEKTVNEESIEHIVIAIPSLSRHELNKIFEECSKTKAKTQILPRIEDIMSGKVSVNQFRDVEVEDLLGREPVELDIKGIEDYIKGKTVLVTGAGGSIGSEICRQISIFNPQELVLLGHGENSIYTIEMELRRTSPDLNISTEIADVQDRDKMFSIMNNRKPHVVFHAAAHKHVPLMERNPEEAVKNNVIGTRNVAEAADASSVNTFVMVSTDKAVNPTSVMGATKRIAEMVVQHMNMISDTRFVAVRFGNVLGSRGSVIPLFKQQIQNGGPVTVTHPDMIRYFMTIPEASRLVLQAGALAEGGEVFVLDMGEPVKIVDLAKNLIRLSGYTEEEIPIVFTGMRPGEKMFEELLGKDEVHDEQVYPKIYRGKTPEVNINVTYGLVEKFEGLSKEELRERLLNIGNFRVDELRVLNIVK, from the coding sequence ATGTCCTATCATAAACGAGTTGCAGCACTCATGTCGGTTGATTCGCTTATCGTGCTATCATGTATTTTTATTAGCAATTTCTTATTAATCCCTTTGGCGAATCCATTTACGACGTTCTTGTTTGCAAGTGCGATTACGTTATTAGCGGGCCATCATATTTTTGCTTATAAGTACAAGCTTTATAAAAAAGTTTGGCAATATGCAAGCATGCCAGAGCTGAGCGCAATCTTTAAAGCTGTTACGTTTTCAATCTTAATTACAGGTTGTGTGCAATTAATCTTTTTCCAAGAGGTTGCATTACGTACATTGGCAATAACTTGGATGATGCACATCCTCTTAATCGGAGGTTCGCGTTTTTCGTGGCGATTGTATCGAGACTATTATATTCGCCCGGTTACCGATAAAAAGAAAACATTAATCATTGGTGCTGGTGCGGCAGGAACGATGGTCGCTAGACAGCTTCAACAAAGTCAAGAAGCTGACCTACACCCGGTTGCTTTTATTGATGATGACGTATCAAAGCAGCAGTTAGAGCTGTTGAACCTCCCTGTCGTTGGAGGAGTAGAAGCAATAGAAAAGACTGTCAATGAAGAGAGCATTGAACATATTGTCATTGCGATTCCGTCATTATCTCGTCATGAGTTAAACAAAATTTTTGAAGAATGCTCGAAGACAAAGGCGAAAACGCAAATTCTTCCGCGAATTGAGGATATTATGTCAGGAAAGGTTTCAGTTAATCAGTTCCGGGATGTAGAAGTGGAGGATCTGCTTGGTCGTGAACCAGTGGAACTAGATATTAAAGGAATTGAAGATTACATTAAAGGGAAAACGGTTCTTGTAACAGGAGCGGGTGGTTCGATAGGTTCTGAAATTTGTCGTCAAATTTCAATTTTTAATCCGCAAGAATTGGTTTTACTTGGTCATGGTGAAAATAGCATCTATACAATTGAAATGGAACTTAGAAGAACATCACCGGACTTAAACATTTCAACAGAAATCGCTGATGTTCAAGATCGGGATAAGATGTTTTCCATTATGAATAATCGGAAACCACATGTTGTTTTCCATGCCGCTGCTCATAAGCATGTACCGTTAATGGAACGTAACCCTGAAGAAGCGGTGAAGAACAATGTGATTGGAACAAGGAATGTCGCAGAAGCTGCAGATGCGTCATCAGTTAACACGTTTGTCATGGTGTCAACAGATAAAGCGGTCAACCCTACAAGTGTGATGGGAGCGACAAAGCGAATTGCTGAGATGGTTGTGCAGCATATGAATATGATTAGTGATACAAGGTTTGTCGCAGTTAGATTTGGGAATGTACTGGGCAGTCGTGGTAGTGTCATACCATTATTTAAGCAGCAGATACAAAATGGAGGTCCTGTGACAGTTACGCATCCAGATATGATTCGTTACTTTATGACGATTCCAGAAGCATCTAGGCTTGTGCTTCAAGCGGGTGCTTTAGCTGAAGGTGGAGAAGTATTCGTCTTAGATATGGGAGAGCCAGTTAAGATTGTTGATCTTGCGAAGAATCTTATTCGCCTATCTGGTTATACAGAAGAAGAAATTCCGATTGTTTTTACAGGTATGAGACCTGGAGAGAAAATGTTTGAGGAATTACTTGGCAAGGATGAAGTACATGATGAACAGGTATATCCGAAGATCTACCGTGGGAAGACACCTGAGGTAAATATCAATGTGACATATGGATTGGTTGAGAAGTTTGAAGGCCTTTCTAAGGAAGAGCTTCGAGAACGACTATTAAATATTGGGAACTTCCGTGTCGATGAGTTAAGGGTTTTAAATATAGTCAAATAG
- the galU gene encoding UTP--glucose-1-phosphate uridylyltransferase GalU, producing the protein MKKVRKAIIPAAGLGTRFLPATKAMPKEMLPIVDKPTIQYIIEEAVEAGIEDIIIVTGKGKRAIEDHFDHAFELEQNLIEKEKYDLLDKVQEASKVDIHYIRQKDPKGLGHAVWCARKFIGDEPFAVLLGDDIVKSETPCTKQLIDVYNETGSSVIGVQTVAADQTHRYGIVDPISQKGRTYQVSNFVEKPEQGTAPSNLAIMGRYLLTPEIFELLENQKTGAGGEIQLTDAIQRLNQIQSVYAYDFEGERFDVGEKLGFVTTTLNFALENKALRGPLLREMEQLLKKNKALM; encoded by the coding sequence ATGAAGAAAGTACGCAAGGCAATTATTCCGGCTGCCGGGCTTGGAACGAGATTTTTACCAGCGACAAAAGCAATGCCGAAAGAGATGCTACCGATTGTTGATAAGCCAACGATTCAATACATTATAGAAGAAGCGGTTGAAGCTGGAATCGAAGACATCATTATTGTAACGGGAAAAGGAAAACGTGCGATTGAAGATCATTTTGATCATGCGTTTGAGTTAGAGCAAAACCTAATTGAAAAAGAAAAATACGATTTACTAGATAAAGTCCAAGAAGCTTCAAAAGTAGATATTCACTATATTCGTCAAAAAGATCCAAAAGGTTTAGGACATGCCGTATGGTGTGCACGGAAGTTTATTGGGGATGAGCCATTTGCGGTGTTACTTGGAGATGACATTGTGAAGTCTGAAACACCTTGCACAAAACAATTAATCGACGTATATAACGAAACAGGGTCATCTGTTATCGGCGTTCAAACGGTTGCTGCAGATCAAACTCATCGATATGGAATTGTTGATCCAATTTCACAAAAAGGTCGCACGTATCAAGTAAGTAATTTTGTTGAAAAGCCAGAGCAAGGAACTGCACCGTCAAACTTAGCGATTATGGGTCGTTACTTATTAACTCCTGAAATCTTTGAGTTATTAGAAAATCAAAAAACAGGTGCTGGTGGAGAGATTCAATTAACAGATGCGATCCAACGCTTAAATCAAATTCAGTCTGTCTATGCATATGACTTTGAGGGTGAGCGTTTTGATGTAGGTGAGAAACTTGGATTTGTGACAACAACACTAAACTTCGCTTTGGAAAATAAAGCTTTGCGTGGACCATTATTACGTGAAATGGAACAATTATTAAAGAAAAACAAAGCTTTAATGTAG
- a CDS encoding tyrosine-protein phosphatase, whose protein sequence is MIDIHCHILPGVDDGPRNLAESLELARAAEAEGITTIIATPHHKHPSFENDGPSVLQKVDELNQALKEAEIAINVLPSQEVRIHGDLLENLNSKDVLPMTKDHKYILVELPTNSIPHYTSRLLYDIQMTGCTPIIAHPERNKVFSEDPNKLFELVNTGVLTQITATSLAGHLGKKIKTLSEQLIEANLAHFIASDAHNITSRPFHMREAYRVLEEQFGLQMVYMFQENAELVVSGQHINLMPPERVKKRKKFFNLF, encoded by the coding sequence ATGATTGATATCCATTGTCACATACTGCCAGGAGTAGATGACGGACCTCGTAATCTAGCAGAAAGCTTAGAGTTAGCGAGAGCAGCGGAAGCAGAAGGGATTACAACGATCATTGCGACTCCTCATCATAAACACCCGTCATTTGAAAATGACGGTCCATCCGTCCTACAAAAGGTAGATGAATTAAACCAAGCATTAAAGGAAGCTGAAATTGCCATTAATGTACTACCTTCTCAAGAAGTTCGAATACATGGGGACCTTCTTGAGAACTTGAATTCAAAAGATGTTCTACCAATGACTAAAGATCATAAATACATCCTAGTGGAGTTACCAACAAACAGCATTCCACACTACACATCAAGACTTCTATACGACATTCAAATGACAGGTTGCACGCCGATTATCGCCCATCCTGAACGAAACAAAGTATTCTCAGAAGATCCGAATAAACTATTTGAACTTGTGAATACAGGCGTGTTAACCCAAATTACAGCAACAAGCTTAGCGGGACATCTTGGCAAAAAGATCAAAACTTTATCAGAGCAGCTAATTGAGGCTAACTTAGCTCATTTCATCGCCTCAGATGCTCACAATATCACAAGTCGACCGTTTCATATGAGGGAAGCATACCGTGTGTTAGAGGAACAATTTGGATTACAAATGGTGTACATGTTTCAAGAGAATGCGGAGCTAGTAGTAAGTGGACAACATATTAACTTAATGCCGCCTGAGCGAGTGAAGAAAAGAAAGAAGTTTTTCAACTTGTTCTAG
- a CDS encoding CpsD/CapB family tyrosine-protein kinase, giving the protein MARKDKKLTLKNQRNLITDISKSSPISEQYRTIRSNIAFSAVDREIKTILVTSAGPGEGKSTTAANLAVVMAQTGQSVLMIDADMRKPTAHYTFSTPNLTGLTNVLTKQSSLEQAIQETKIENLSLLTCGPIPPNPAELLNSRMMGLILERAQEMFDVIILDSPPVMAVTDAQILSSKCDGTVLVVSSGKTEREGVKKAKELLQKANAHILGAVLNNKEIEAGNYYYYYSNQK; this is encoded by the coding sequence ATGGCTCGTAAAGATAAAAAATTAACATTGAAGAACCAACGAAACCTGATTACAGACATTAGCAAAAGCTCTCCTATTTCAGAGCAATACCGTACGATCCGATCAAACATTGCTTTCTCAGCCGTTGACCGCGAGATCAAAACGATTCTTGTGACATCAGCTGGACCAGGAGAAGGAAAATCAACAACTGCAGCCAACTTAGCAGTGGTTATGGCACAAACAGGACAATCTGTTCTAATGATCGATGCTGATATGCGTAAGCCAACAGCTCATTACACATTTAGCACACCAAACTTAACGGGCTTAACAAATGTTTTAACAAAGCAATCAAGCTTAGAACAAGCGATTCAAGAAACAAAGATCGAAAACTTATCATTATTAACATGTGGACCGATCCCACCAAATCCAGCTGAGTTATTAAATTCACGCATGATGGGTTTGATCCTTGAACGTGCACAAGAAATGTTTGATGTCATTATTCTAGATAGCCCACCTGTAATGGCCGTAACGGATGCACAAATCCTCTCGAGCAAATGTGATGGAACCGTACTTGTTGTCTCTAGCGGTAAAACCGAACGCGAAGGTGTGAAGAAAGCAAAAGAATTGCTTCAAAAAGCCAATGCACACATTCTTGGTGCGGTATTAAACAACAAAGAAATAGAAGCTGGAAATTATTATTACTATTATAGTAACCAAAAATAA
- a CDS encoding YveK family protein — MEETISLQDIFRTLRRRLKLIIIIPIIAVLISALVSFYLLTPIYQSSTQILVNQASSNDQFYSSNEIRTNIELINTYNVIIKSPIILEKVIEEANLTESVSQLNSKVTVGSQNNSQVVNITVEHEQPATAAHIANTIATVFQREIADIMNVDNVSILSPAQVSESPSPVKPNPNLNMAIAFVVGLMAAIGLAFLLEYLDTTMKTEKDIEDVLDLPVLGVIATFDEKSGTRQKK; from the coding sequence ATGGAAGAAACGATTAGCTTACAAGATATTTTCCGAACGTTACGCAGACGTTTGAAACTCATTATTATTATCCCAATTATCGCTGTATTAATTAGCGCACTCGTAAGTTTTTACCTCTTAACACCAATTTATCAAAGCTCAACACAGATTCTCGTCAACCAAGCGAGCAGCAATGATCAATTTTATAGCTCAAACGAAATACGTACAAACATAGAACTCATAAACACATACAACGTTATTATCAAAAGTCCAATCATTCTAGAAAAAGTAATTGAAGAAGCGAACTTAACGGAGTCCGTTAGTCAATTAAATAGCAAAGTAACCGTCGGAAGTCAAAATAACTCACAAGTTGTCAACATTACAGTCGAACACGAACAACCAGCAACAGCGGCGCACATTGCCAACACAATTGCGACCGTCTTTCAACGTGAAATCGCCGATATTATGAACGTCGATAACGTCAGCATCTTATCACCAGCACAAGTATCAGAATCACCATCACCGGTAAAACCAAATCCGAACTTGAACATGGCGATTGCCTTTGTCGTTGGATTAATGGCAGCAATCGGACTTGCCTTCTTACTTGAATACTTAGATACAACGATGAAGACAGAAAAAGACATTGAAGACGTTCTAGATCTACCTGTACTCGGTGTGATAGCAACGTTTGACGAAAAAAGCGGAACTAGACAAAAGAAATAG
- a CDS encoding LCP family glycopolymer transferase, translating into MKSKILITLGLFFGVIAVAVGGYGFYLYKSVTDTAQEIHEPIERVTEKREVEVDVEQSEPISFLIAGVDSRGDDHEGRSDTIIVMTVNPDDRSVKMLSIPRDTRTEIEGRGLDKINHAYAFGGVELTMDTVEHFLDIPIDHYVSVNMEGFKGLIDALGGVQVENDFAFSQNGHRFEEGTLFLSGDEALAYSRMRYEDPRGDFGRNDRQRQIVEAVIQEGAQISSITRAGSILEEVGKSVRTDLDLDAMWKIQDKYRDARHHVEQMEISGVGTRINGIYYLEVPDEEVSRVSNELRVHLGLEVDESVTVAE; encoded by the coding sequence GTGAAGTCGAAAATTCTTATTACTTTAGGATTATTTTTTGGTGTTATTGCTGTCGCCGTTGGTGGGTACGGCTTCTATCTATATAAGTCTGTTACCGATACGGCGCAGGAGATTCATGAGCCGATTGAGCGTGTCACTGAAAAGCGAGAGGTGGAAGTTGATGTCGAACAAAGTGAGCCGATTTCCTTCTTAATTGCCGGTGTTGATTCACGTGGGGATGATCATGAAGGTCGATCGGATACGATTATTGTCATGACGGTTAATCCGGATGATCGTTCGGTAAAGATGTTAAGTATTCCTCGTGATACGCGGACAGAGATTGAAGGTCGAGGGTTGGACAAGATTAACCATGCCTATGCGTTTGGTGGGGTTGAGCTGACGATGGATACGGTGGAGCACTTCCTTGATATTCCGATTGATCATTATGTCAGTGTCAATATGGAAGGGTTTAAAGGGTTGATTGATGCGCTTGGTGGCGTGCAAGTCGAGAATGATTTTGCTTTTTCACAGAATGGGCATCGGTTTGAAGAAGGAACATTGTTCTTATCTGGTGATGAGGCTCTTGCATACTCGAGAATGCGTTATGAAGATCCGCGTGGGGACTTCGGCCGAAATGATCGCCAGCGTCAAATTGTCGAAGCGGTCATTCAAGAAGGAGCACAGATTAGTTCGATTACGAGAGCGGGTAGTATTTTAGAGGAAGTTGGGAAATCAGTAAGAACGGATCTTGATTTGGATGCGATGTGGAAGATTCAAGATAAGTACCGCGACGCTCGTCATCATGTTGAGCAAATGGAGATTAGCGGGGTTGGTACTCGTATTAATGGAATCTATTATTTAGAAGTTCCGGATGAGGAAGTCTCTCGTGTAAGTAATGAGCTTCGGGTTCATTTAGGCCTTGAAGTGGACGAGAGTGTGACAGTTGCTGAATAA
- a CDS encoding RNA polymerase alpha subunit C-terminal domain-containing protein produces the protein MPTEKTLRTCDKGHTYYKSSDCTSCPTCDKENKPSSGFLSKLSSPARSALLHEGIDTLQKLSTHTEKEILKIHGIGPASIPTMRTLLEEEGLTFKQ, from the coding sequence TTGCCAACAGAAAAAACCTTAAGAACGTGCGATAAAGGACATACCTATTACAAAAGCAGTGACTGCACAAGTTGCCCTACGTGTGACAAAGAGAATAAGCCCTCTAGCGGCTTCCTTTCAAAACTCAGTTCACCTGCAAGAAGTGCCTTGCTCCACGAAGGCATCGACACACTGCAAAAACTCTCAACCCATACCGAAAAAGAAATCCTAAAAATCCACGGGATTGGCCCAGCTTCCATCCCAACAATGAGAACTCTATTAGAAGAAGAAGGGTTAACATTTAAACAATAA
- a CDS encoding MFS transporter, translated as MMKLVASWKYPSILLLSIGVSNVGAWVYLLALNLIVFEITGSPLAVAALYILIPLATICTNFWCGSIVDRLNKRNLMIFLDVCRALCLFLLPGLLHTSLVLLYIMVFFISMATSMFSPASMVYMTKLIPSNQRKRFNSLRSLIDSGAFLLGPALAGVLFIIGTPELAIIINAIALFLSGLITLLMPNVEKQSQALTKSEKLSLQLLKKDFQVVLNFSRKSVYVMLIYFLFHSFIVMTAAVDSLEAAFAKEVLRLSDGDYGFLVSVAGAGIIAGAFLNTLIVKKMAISLMIGFGSIFVSVGYIIYACSNSFLIAAIGFFVLAFFLAFFLAFANTGFLTFYQNNIPVEVMGRIGSIYGLVQAVLTIITTVMIGLFAQVLSIQFAVITGAVVMLLISLILCTFNVQSSKSKYYQSTMLEKIELN; from the coding sequence TTGATGAAGTTGGTAGCATCGTGGAAATATCCTTCTATTTTGTTGTTAAGCATAGGAGTATCAAATGTAGGTGCGTGGGTTTACTTACTTGCACTTAATTTAATTGTATTCGAGATTACGGGGTCTCCTCTTGCCGTAGCAGCCCTTTATATTCTGATCCCTTTAGCAACGATATGTACTAATTTCTGGTGTGGTAGCATTGTTGATAGGTTAAATAAGCGGAATTTGATGATCTTTCTCGATGTTTGTAGGGCACTGTGCTTATTTCTTCTACCTGGGTTACTACATACATCTCTAGTGTTATTGTATATAATGGTCTTTTTCATTAGTATGGCAACTTCAATGTTTAGCCCGGCATCGATGGTTTATATGACAAAATTAATTCCTTCCAACCAACGAAAGAGGTTCAATTCGCTAAGAAGTTTAATTGATTCTGGAGCTTTTCTTCTCGGACCTGCTCTGGCGGGAGTGCTTTTTATCATTGGGACACCTGAACTTGCCATTATCATAAATGCGATTGCCTTATTTTTGTCAGGGTTAATCACCTTACTTATGCCTAATGTAGAGAAACAGTCACAAGCTCTTACGAAGAGTGAGAAGCTATCCCTGCAATTATTGAAGAAAGATTTTCAAGTCGTATTGAATTTCAGCAGGAAGAGCGTCTATGTCATGCTAATTTACTTTTTGTTTCATTCATTTATTGTGATGACTGCTGCTGTTGATTCATTAGAAGCTGCTTTTGCAAAAGAAGTTCTTCGTTTATCAGATGGTGATTACGGCTTTTTAGTAAGCGTTGCGGGTGCGGGGATCATTGCTGGAGCGTTTCTTAACACACTTATTGTTAAGAAGATGGCGATTTCATTGATGATTGGTTTCGGTTCAATATTTGTATCTGTTGGGTATATCATTTACGCATGTTCAAACTCGTTTCTAATCGCTGCAATAGGATTCTTTGTTCTTGCTTTCTTTCTTGCTTTCTTTCTTGCATTTGCAAATACAGGTTTTCTTACTTTTTATCAGAACAATATTCCTGTTGAGGTGATGGGGAGAATAGGAAGTATATATGGATTGGTCCAAGCAGTACTTACGATCATAACGACTGTGATGATAGGACTCTTTGCACAAGTTCTTTCGATTCAATTTGCGGTTATTACAGGAGCTGTGGTTATGTTGTTAATCTCATTGATATTATGTACTTTCAATGTTCAATCATCAAAAAGTAAATATTATCAATCGACTATGTTGGAAAAAATAGAATTGAACTAG